GGCGACGACCGCGGTGACGTACGCCGCCGTTCCGCGCGCCACGGCGATGACCGAACCGAGGAGCAGGCACAGGGTGAACAGCGGCCCGATGCCCACCAACGAGGCCGCGAGCAGCGCCCGTACCAGCGGGCGCGGGCGCAGCGGCAGCATCACCAGGCGCGTCGGATCGAGCGTCTCGTCGCCGGCCGCGAAGAACAGCGGCATCACGGCCCAGCCGAGCGCGAGGATCGAAACGAGCAGCATGGCGATGGTGGTGGCGTGCGTGTTGCCGCGCAGCATGATCAGGCCGAGCAGCTGGAGGGCGGCGAACAGCAGGACGAAGACGACGGAGGTGATGTACGCGGCTCGCCGTCCGGCCGACTGCCGCAGCCCGTTGCGCAGCAACGACAGCTTCAGCCGTACGACGGTGGGGGTGATCGACGCGGCGGAGGCGCGGGTGGCGGTGGTGATCGTCGCGCCCGAGCCGGCGTTCGTGCTCGCGTTCGCGCTCGCGTTCGCGCTCATCGGGCGGCCCCGCCGCCCAGCCAGTCCAGGTCGGTTCCGGCGGAGCGGCCGTTCGCGCCGACCAGTTCCAGGAAGGCCTGTTGCAGCGAGGGTGCGCTGCCCCGCACCTCGGCGAGCGGGCCGTGTGCGCGGATGCGCCCGGCGGCCAGGACGGCGACCCAGTCGCAGAGTGACTCGACCAGTTCCATCACATGGGAGGAGAAGACGACCGTGGCGCCCGACGCGGTGTAGCGCTCCAGGACGCCGCGGATGGTCTGCGCGGAGACCGGGTCGACGCCCTCGAACGGCTCGTCGAGGAAGAGGACTTCGGGGTTGTGGAGGAGGGCGCAGGCCAGGCCGATCTTCTTGCGCATGCCCGTCGAGTAGTCGACGACGAGTTTGTGCTGGGCGCCCGCGAGGTCGAGGACGTCGAGGAGCTGGGTGGCGCGCTTGTCGACCTCGGCGCCGGGCAGACCGCGCAACCGGCCGGTGTACGCGAGCAGTTCGCGCCCCGAGAGTCGTTCGAAGAGCCGGAGTCCTTCCGGGAGGACTCCGATGCGTGCCTTCACCTCCACCGGGTCGCGCCACACGTCGTGGCCCACGACCTCGACGGTTCCCTGGTCGGGCCTGAGCAGCCCGGTCACCATCGAGAGTGTGGTGGTCTTTCCCGCCCCGTTCGGCCCGACGAGGCCGATGAACCGGCCCGCGGGCAGCTCCAGATCGATCCCGGCCACGGCGATCTGCTCCCCGAACCGCTTCCAGAGCCCCCGTACACGTACCGCGGCCACGGCCGCCTCTGTTCCCTCGGTCATGCAAGCACCATACGGGGGAGTAGCGTCCCTTCAGGGGCGCGGGGAACTGCGCGAGCAACCACGAAGAGGCCGCAGTCGCCGAACAACCGGACGGGGCAGGACGGAATGCGGCACCTACCGATCTCGCCCGCAGGCGTAGGCGAGCGGCGAG
This genomic interval from Streptomyces dengpaensis contains the following:
- a CDS encoding ABC transporter ATP-binding protein, which encodes MTEGTEAAVAAVRVRGLWKRFGEQIAVAGIDLELPAGRFIGLVGPNGAGKTTTLSMVTGLLRPDQGTVEVVGHDVWRDPVEVKARIGVLPEGLRLFERLSGRELLAYTGRLRGLPGAEVDKRATQLLDVLDLAGAQHKLVVDYSTGMRKKIGLACALLHNPEVLFLDEPFEGVDPVSAQTIRGVLERYTASGATVVFSSHVMELVESLCDWVAVLAAGRIRAHGPLAEVRGSAPSLQQAFLELVGANGRSAGTDLDWLGGGAAR